A stretch of the Actinotalea sp. JY-7876 genome encodes the following:
- a CDS encoding GtrA family protein, whose translation MTGTQGAHHAAGAGGATGGGMPLAGRLRRVSRHARVRELARFGSVGGAAYVVDVTVFNLLLLGPGELLADKPLTAKVVASLVATLASWVGNRYWAFAGGRTSRPVRELVLFLGVNGLGAAAAVATLAVSRYVLGLTSPLADNIAANVVGVALGTALRYVCYRWLVFTGPAHPADAAGRPVARAAPDPTR comes from the coding sequence ATGACCGGCACGCAGGGAGCGCATCACGCCGCCGGCGCCGGCGGCGCGACAGGTGGAGGGATGCCCCTCGCGGGCCGCCTGCGGCGCGTGTCCCGGCACGCGCGCGTGCGCGAGCTGGCGCGTTTCGGCTCCGTGGGCGGTGCGGCGTACGTCGTCGACGTCACGGTCTTCAACCTGCTCCTCCTGGGCCCCGGGGAGCTGCTCGCCGACAAGCCGCTCACGGCGAAGGTCGTCGCCTCCCTCGTGGCGACGCTCGCGTCCTGGGTGGGCAACCGCTACTGGGCCTTCGCCGGAGGGCGCACCTCCCGACCCGTCCGCGAGCTCGTCCTCTTCCTGGGCGTCAACGGCCTCGGTGCCGCCGCGGCCGTGGCGACGCTCGCCGTGTCGCGGTACGTGCTGGGCCTGACCTCCCCGCTCGCCGACAACATCGCGGCGAACGTCGTGGGCGTCGCGCTCGGCACGGCGCTGCGGTACGTGTGCTACCGCTGGCTGGTGTTCACCGGGCCCGCGCACCCGGCCGACGCCGCCGGTCGTCCCGTCGCACGAGCCGCTCCAGACCCCACCAGGTGA
- the mfd gene encoding transcription-repair coupling factor, whose amino-acid sequence MNLTGVLPVLLRDPAAAAAVEAARAHRGRGALDVVAPAGARPPLLAAVTDAVGSARPGTQAPPVVVVTATGRDADDLAAALRCYLADDDVAVLPAWETLPHERLSPRSDTVARRLSVFRRLAHPQGEGQSGPVRALVVPVRALLQPVVEGLGDLEPVSLHAGDQVDLDDVANRLVGAAYTRVDMVERRGEFAVRGGILDVFPPTDDHPLRIELWGDTVEEIRWFAVADQRSLEVAAEGLWAPPCREILLTEPVRARAAALVAELPGAAEMLEKLAQGIAVEGMESLAPVLVERMVPMLDLVPDGALVVVADPERVRRRAHDLMATTQEFLDAAWTAAAAGGSTPIDLRAASFASYAETRDLALSRDLGWWTMSPFTLDADAVEAAGEGATAGDDDAAETLVVGARDVQGYHGDVPRAVADLRDLQRDAWRLVLTTEGHGPASRMVEQLSAFEVPARLVGELGDEPEPGVVVVVPARAGRGFVAADLRLAVFSEEDLTGRPGTSTKDMRSMPSRRRNSVDPLALRAGDYVVHEQHGVGRFVELVKRTVGSGPTAGTREYLVIEYAASKKGQPGDRLYVPTDQLDQVTKYTGGESPTLNRMGGSDWAKTKGRARKAIREIASELIRLYSARMATQGHAFGPDTPWQAELEDAFAFVETPDQLVTIDEVKADMEKTVPMDRLVCGDVGYGKTEIAVRAAFKAVQDGKQVAVLVPTTLLVQQHLDTFSERYAPFPVTVRALSRFQSEAESKEVVEGLADGTVDVVIGTHRLITGQVRFKDLGLVIIDEEQRFGVEHKETLKQLRTNVDVLAMSATPIPRTLEMAVTGIREMSTLATPPEERHPVLTFVGAYDEKQVTAAIRRELLREGQVFYVHNKVESIERAAARLAELVPEARIATAHGKMGEHQLERVIADFWEKRFDVLVCTTIVETGLDISNANTLILERADLLGLSQLHQLRGRVGRGRERAYAYFMYPPERPLTETAHDRLATMAANTDLGAGMQIALKDLEIRGAGNLLGGEQSGHIAGVGFDLYVRMVGEAVAAFRGETETRPPEVTLELPVDAHVPHEYIEHERLRLEAYRKVADATTPEALEAVRAELVDRYGPVPEAVENLFEVAAFRNTARQVGLTDVTAQGRYIRFAPVELPESAQLRLKRLYPGTILKPAIRTVLVPFPTTARIGGTPLAGRALLGWARDLVAAVWQGSVPVAAEVASASSSGPSPRASSTGRR is encoded by the coding sequence ATGAACCTCACCGGAGTCCTGCCCGTCCTGCTGCGTGACCCCGCCGCCGCGGCGGCGGTCGAGGCCGCACGCGCCCACCGGGGCCGCGGCGCGCTCGACGTCGTGGCTCCCGCGGGAGCCCGCCCTCCGCTGCTGGCGGCCGTCACCGACGCGGTCGGTTCGGCGCGCCCCGGGACGCAGGCGCCACCCGTCGTCGTCGTCACGGCGACCGGCCGCGACGCCGACGACCTCGCGGCGGCGCTGCGGTGCTACCTGGCCGACGACGACGTCGCCGTGCTGCCCGCCTGGGAGACGCTCCCGCACGAGCGGCTCTCGCCGCGCAGCGACACCGTCGCGCGCCGGCTCTCGGTCTTCCGCCGGCTGGCCCACCCGCAGGGCGAGGGCCAGTCCGGTCCCGTCCGGGCGCTCGTCGTCCCCGTGCGCGCCCTGCTCCAGCCGGTGGTGGAGGGCCTGGGGGACCTCGAGCCCGTCTCGCTGCACGCCGGGGACCAGGTCGACCTCGACGACGTCGCGAACCGCCTCGTCGGCGCCGCCTACACGCGCGTCGACATGGTGGAGCGCCGCGGCGAGTTCGCGGTCCGCGGCGGCATCCTCGACGTCTTCCCGCCGACGGACGACCACCCCCTGCGCATCGAGCTGTGGGGCGACACGGTCGAGGAGATCCGCTGGTTCGCGGTGGCCGACCAGCGCAGCCTCGAGGTCGCCGCGGAGGGCCTGTGGGCCCCGCCGTGCCGCGAGATCCTGCTCACCGAGCCCGTCCGGGCGCGGGCCGCGGCGCTGGTCGCGGAGCTGCCCGGCGCCGCCGAGATGCTCGAGAAGCTCGCCCAGGGCATCGCCGTGGAGGGCATGGAGTCGCTCGCGCCCGTCCTGGTCGAGCGCATGGTGCCGATGCTCGACCTCGTGCCCGACGGCGCGCTGGTCGTCGTCGCGGACCCGGAGCGCGTCCGGCGCCGCGCGCACGACCTCATGGCGACGACCCAGGAGTTCCTCGACGCCGCCTGGACGGCGGCCGCGGCGGGCGGCAGCACCCCGATCGACCTGCGCGCCGCGTCCTTCGCCTCGTACGCCGAGACGCGGGACCTCGCGCTCTCGCGCGACCTCGGCTGGTGGACGATGAGCCCGTTCACGCTGGACGCCGACGCCGTCGAGGCCGCCGGCGAGGGGGCGACGGCCGGGGACGACGACGCCGCGGAGACGCTCGTCGTCGGCGCACGCGACGTGCAGGGCTACCACGGCGACGTCCCGCGCGCGGTGGCCGACCTGCGTGACCTCCAGCGCGACGCCTGGCGCCTGGTCCTGACGACCGAGGGCCACGGTCCGGCCAGTCGCATGGTCGAGCAGCTCTCGGCCTTCGAGGTGCCCGCGCGCCTCGTCGGCGAGCTCGGCGACGAGCCGGAGCCGGGCGTCGTCGTCGTCGTGCCGGCGCGCGCCGGACGCGGCTTCGTCGCGGCCGACCTGCGCCTGGCCGTCTTCAGCGAGGAGGACCTCACCGGGCGTCCCGGCACCTCCACCAAGGACATGCGCTCGATGCCGTCGCGGCGGCGCAACTCGGTCGACCCGCTCGCGCTGCGCGCGGGGGACTACGTGGTGCACGAGCAGCACGGCGTCGGCCGCTTCGTCGAGCTGGTCAAGCGGACCGTGGGCAGCGGGCCGACCGCCGGCACGCGCGAGTACCTGGTGATCGAGTACGCGGCCTCCAAGAAGGGCCAGCCGGGCGACCGCCTGTACGTCCCGACCGACCAGCTCGACCAGGTCACCAAGTACACCGGTGGCGAGTCGCCGACGCTCAACCGCATGGGCGGCTCCGACTGGGCCAAGACGAAGGGCCGCGCGCGCAAGGCGATCCGCGAGATCGCGAGCGAGCTGATCCGCCTCTACTCGGCCCGGATGGCGACGCAGGGTCACGCCTTCGGTCCCGACACCCCGTGGCAGGCCGAGCTCGAGGACGCCTTCGCGTTCGTCGAGACGCCCGACCAGCTCGTCACGATCGACGAGGTCAAGGCGGACATGGAGAAGACGGTCCCGATGGACCGCCTGGTCTGCGGCGACGTGGGCTACGGCAAGACGGAGATCGCGGTCCGCGCGGCCTTCAAGGCCGTCCAGGACGGCAAGCAGGTGGCCGTCCTGGTGCCCACCACGCTGCTCGTGCAGCAGCACCTCGACACGTTCAGCGAGCGCTACGCGCCCTTCCCGGTGACCGTCCGGGCGCTGTCGCGGTTCCAGTCGGAGGCGGAGTCGAAGGAGGTCGTCGAGGGCCTCGCGGACGGCACCGTCGACGTCGTCATCGGGACGCACCGCCTCATCACGGGGCAGGTGCGGTTCAAGGACCTCGGCCTGGTCATCATCGACGAGGAGCAGCGCTTCGGCGTCGAGCACAAGGAGACGCTCAAGCAGCTGCGGACCAACGTCGACGTGCTCGCGATGAGCGCGACGCCGATCCCGCGCACGCTCGAGATGGCGGTCACCGGCATCCGCGAGATGTCGACGCTCGCGACGCCGCCCGAGGAGCGCCACCCGGTCCTGACCTTCGTCGGCGCGTACGACGAGAAGCAGGTGACCGCCGCCATCCGGCGCGAGCTGCTGCGCGAGGGCCAGGTGTTCTACGTCCACAACAAGGTCGAGTCGATCGAGCGGGCCGCGGCCCGCCTCGCCGAGCTCGTGCCCGAGGCCCGCATCGCGACGGCGCACGGGAAGATGGGCGAGCACCAGCTCGAGCGCGTCATCGCCGACTTCTGGGAGAAGCGCTTCGACGTCCTCGTCTGCACGACGATCGTGGAGACGGGCCTCGACATCTCCAACGCCAACACCCTGATCCTGGAGCGCGCGGACCTGCTGGGCCTCTCGCAGCTCCACCAGCTCCGCGGGCGCGTGGGGCGCGGTCGCGAGCGGGCCTACGCCTACTTCATGTACCCGCCCGAGCGGCCGCTCACCGAGACGGCGCACGACCGCCTCGCCACGATGGCCGCGAACACCGACCTCGGCGCCGGCATGCAGATCGCGCTCAAGGACCTCGAGATCCGTGGCGCCGGCAACCTGCTCGGGGGCGAGCAGTCCGGGCACATCGCCGGGGTCGGCTTCGACCTCTACGTGCGCATGGTGGGCGAGGCGGTGGCGGCGTTCCGCGGCGAGACGGAGACGCGTCCGCCCGAGGTCACGCTCGAGCTGCCGGTCGACGCGCACGTGCCGCACGAGTACATCGAGCACGAGCGGCTCCGGCTCGAGGCCTACCGCAAGGTGGCCGACGCGACGACGCCGGAGGCGCTCGAGGCCGTGCGCGCCGAGCTGGTCGACCGGTACGGACCGGTGCCCGAGGCGGTCGAGAACCTGTTCGAGGTCGCCGCCTTCCGCAACACCGCGCGCCAGGTGGGGCTGACCGACGTCACGGCGCAGGGCCGGTACATCCGGTTCGCGCCCGTCGAGCTGCCCGAGTCCGCGCAGCTGCGGCTCAAGCGGCTGTACCCGGGCACGATCCTCAAGCCGGCGATCCGCACGGTGCTCGTCCCCTTCCCGACGACGGCGCGCATCGGCGGCACGCCGCTCGCCGGGCGCGCCCTGCTGGGCTGGGCACGGGACCTCGTCGCCGCCGTCTGGCAGGGCAGCGTGCCGGTCGCGGCCGAGGTGGCGTCCGCCTCCTCGTCCGGGCCGTCGCCGCGTGCGTCGTCGACCGGGCGGCGCTGA
- a CDS encoding MazG family protein has translation MPSTGAGPDAREGGAGLADLVAVMDRLRSPGGCPWDAEQTHRSLTRYAVEEVHELVEAIETDDRAALREELGDVLLQVVFHARIASEHPSEPFDVDDVAAGVAAKLRRRHPHVFAGTVVRDAAEVSSRWDEIKRAEKGRTSALDGVPAALPALARAQAVLSRAGRSDSPAVGEVLAGARRAAEPGAQGAVPGAPGAVPGAPGAVPEAESAEPGDDAVGRRLLAVVAEAQAAGVDAEAALRAVVRDLEARVRAAERA, from the coding sequence GTGCCGTCCACCGGCGCCGGACCGGACGCCCGCGAGGGCGGCGCAGGCCTGGCCGACCTCGTCGCGGTGATGGACCGGCTGCGTTCGCCCGGCGGCTGCCCGTGGGACGCCGAGCAGACGCACAGGTCGCTCACGCGGTACGCCGTCGAGGAGGTCCACGAGCTCGTCGAGGCGATCGAGACGGACGACCGCGCGGCACTGCGCGAGGAGCTCGGCGACGTGCTGCTCCAGGTGGTCTTCCACGCGCGCATCGCGTCCGAGCACCCGAGCGAGCCCTTCGACGTCGACGACGTCGCGGCCGGCGTCGCCGCGAAGCTGCGCCGGCGCCACCCCCACGTCTTCGCGGGCACCGTGGTGCGCGACGCGGCCGAGGTCTCGTCGCGCTGGGACGAGATCAAGCGGGCCGAGAAGGGCCGGACCTCGGCGCTCGACGGCGTCCCCGCCGCGCTCCCCGCGCTCGCGCGGGCGCAGGCGGTGCTCTCGCGGGCCGGCCGCTCGGACTCCCCGGCGGTGGGCGAGGTGCTCGCCGGTGCGCGCCGGGCCGCGGAGCCCGGGGCGCAGGGCGCGGTGCCGGGGGCGCCGGGCGCGGTGCCGGGGGCGCCGGGCGCGGTGCCGGAGGCGGAGAGCGCGGAGCCGGGCGACGACGCCGTCGGCCGCCGGTTGCTCGCGGTGGTCGCCGAGGCGCAGGCGGCGGGTGTCGACGCGGAGGCGGCGCTGCGCGCCGTCGTGCGCGACCTCGAGGCGCGCGTGCGCGCCGCCGAGAGGGCGTGA
- a CDS encoding Re/Si-specific NAD(P)(+) transhydrogenase subunit alpha: MRIGVPRETRAGERLVAATPQTVGQLHKLGYEVVVESGAGAGASFPDGAYAEAGATVVDAGTAWSSDVVATVTVPPEESLPALGLRPGAVLIGMMAPAARPGLLGALSAADVTGLALDAVPRISRAQSLDVLSTLSNVAGYRAVIEAAEEYGGMFTGQVTAAGKTAPAEVFVIGAGVAGLAAIGAAVSLGARVRAYDVRPEVAEQIESMGAQFVRAEVPGAASGPSADGYADALTAEQEAAVARMYAQETARADVVITTALVRGTAPTTITSAMVAAMRPGSVVVDLAASGGGNCERTVPGERVVTENGVVVLGWTDLTSRMPRHTSQLFGTNVVNLLALLTPEKDGEPVLDLTDPVQRGMTVAHEGQVLWPPPPVQVSAAPATTPAAPQAAPAVDPRAAARRRTRSTVLAGLGAVLVTLALSFAPPDLHGHVMVLALAVVAGYYVISNVTHALHTPLMAQTNAVSGIILVGALLQLGSDNLLVTILAFVAATVASINIFGGFLVAHRMISMFRKDG, translated from the coding sequence ATGAGGATCGGTGTCCCGCGTGAGACGCGGGCGGGGGAGCGGCTCGTCGCCGCCACCCCCCAGACCGTGGGCCAGCTGCACAAGCTGGGGTACGAGGTGGTCGTCGAGTCGGGCGCCGGGGCGGGTGCCTCGTTCCCCGACGGCGCGTACGCCGAGGCGGGCGCGACGGTCGTCGACGCCGGGACGGCCTGGTCGAGCGACGTCGTCGCCACCGTGACGGTGCCGCCGGAGGAGTCGCTGCCCGCGCTCGGGCTGCGCCCCGGCGCCGTGCTCATCGGGATGATGGCGCCGGCCGCCCGTCCCGGTCTGCTCGGCGCGCTCTCGGCGGCCGACGTCACCGGGCTGGCCCTCGACGCGGTGCCGCGCATCTCCCGCGCGCAGTCGCTCGACGTCCTGAGCACGCTCTCGAACGTCGCCGGCTACCGCGCCGTGATCGAGGCCGCGGAGGAGTACGGCGGCATGTTCACCGGCCAGGTGACCGCCGCCGGCAAGACCGCGCCGGCCGAGGTCTTCGTCATCGGTGCCGGTGTGGCGGGCCTGGCCGCGATCGGCGCGGCCGTGAGCCTGGGTGCGCGGGTCCGTGCCTACGACGTGCGGCCCGAGGTCGCCGAGCAGATCGAGTCCATGGGTGCGCAGTTCGTGCGCGCCGAGGTGCCCGGGGCTGCGTCCGGGCCCAGCGCCGACGGCTACGCCGACGCGCTGACCGCCGAGCAGGAGGCCGCCGTCGCGCGCATGTACGCGCAGGAGACGGCCCGCGCCGACGTCGTCATCACCACCGCGCTGGTCCGCGGCACCGCCCCGACGACCATCACCTCCGCGATGGTCGCCGCGATGCGGCCGGGCAGCGTCGTCGTGGACCTCGCCGCCTCGGGCGGGGGCAACTGCGAGCGCACCGTCCCCGGGGAGCGCGTCGTCACCGAGAACGGCGTCGTCGTGCTCGGCTGGACGGACCTGACCAGCCGCATGCCGCGCCACACGTCCCAGCTGTTCGGCACGAACGTGGTCAACCTCCTCGCGCTCCTGACGCCCGAGAAGGACGGCGAGCCCGTCCTGGACCTCACGGACCCGGTGCAGCGCGGGATGACCGTCGCGCACGAGGGCCAGGTGCTGTGGCCGCCGCCCCCGGTGCAGGTGTCCGCCGCGCCGGCGACGACGCCCGCCGCGCCGCAGGCCGCACCCGCGGTGGACCCCCGGGCGGCCGCGCGCCGGCGGACGCGGTCCACGGTCCTCGCGGGACTGGGCGCCGTGCTCGTCACGCTGGCGCTGTCGTTCGCGCCACCGGACCTGCACGGGCACGTCATGGTGCTCGCGCTCGCGGTGGTCGCCGGCTACTACGTGATCTCCAACGTCACGCACGCGCTGCACACGCCGCTCATGGCGCAGACCAACGCCGTGTCGGGGATCATCCTCGTCGGCGCGCTGCTGCAGCTCGGCTCGGACAACCTGCTCGTCACGATCCTCGCCTTCGTCGCGGCGACCGTCGCGAGCATCAACATCTTCGGTGGCTTCCTCGTCGCCCACCGGATGATCTCGATGTTCCGGAAGGACGGCTGA
- the pntB gene encoding Re/Si-specific NAD(P)(+) transhydrogenase subunit beta: MTSIAQSLYLLAAVLFVLSLAGLSKQTTARRGTVLGMVGMALALAATVVLSLDQSERPPIVTALLIALVLSIGAVVGVWRARSVEMTQMPEMIAILHSFVGMAAVLVGFGSWLTEPADVVHGVEVFLGVLIGAVTLTGSVVAYLKLAARIPTGPLALPGRNLLNLAALLVCVGLLVWFLATNGAVPLVLMTVVALALGWHLVASIGGGDMPVVVSMLNSYSGWAAAAAGFMLGNDLLIVTGALVGSSGAILSYLMCRAMNRSFVSVILGGFGVEAGTSAGGGGEVGEHREVSAADVAAMLAGARTVVVTPGYGMAVAKAQYPVAELVSRLRATGVDVRFGVHPVAGRLPGHMNVLLAEARVPYDIVLEMDEVNDDLAETDVVLVIGANDTVNPAALEDPGSPIAGMPVLEVWKSRQVVVFKRSMATGYAGVQNPLFFRDNTAMLFGDAKTQVEAILAALPVPAAR; this comes from the coding sequence ATGACGTCGATCGCCCAGTCCCTGTACCTGCTCGCGGCGGTCCTCTTCGTGCTCAGCCTCGCGGGGCTCTCGAAGCAGACCACCGCGCGACGCGGGACCGTCCTCGGCATGGTCGGCATGGCGCTCGCCCTCGCGGCGACCGTGGTGCTGAGCCTGGACCAGAGCGAGCGGCCGCCCATCGTCACGGCGCTGCTCATCGCGCTCGTCCTGAGCATCGGTGCCGTCGTGGGGGTGTGGCGGGCACGCAGCGTCGAGATGACGCAGATGCCCGAGATGATCGCGATCCTGCACAGCTTCGTCGGCATGGCCGCGGTGCTCGTGGGCTTCGGGTCCTGGCTCACCGAGCCGGCCGACGTCGTGCACGGCGTCGAGGTGTTCCTCGGCGTGCTGATCGGCGCGGTGACGCTGACGGGCTCCGTGGTGGCCTACCTCAAGCTGGCGGCGCGGATCCCGACCGGCCCGCTGGCGCTGCCGGGGCGCAACCTGCTCAACCTCGCGGCCCTGCTGGTGTGCGTCGGGCTGCTGGTGTGGTTCCTCGCCACCAACGGCGCGGTGCCGCTGGTGCTCATGACCGTGGTGGCCCTCGCCCTCGGCTGGCACCTCGTGGCCTCGATCGGCGGCGGCGACATGCCCGTCGTCGTCTCGATGCTCAACTCGTACTCCGGCTGGGCAGCGGCCGCGGCGGGCTTCATGCTCGGCAACGACCTGCTCATCGTCACCGGGGCCCTCGTGGGCTCGTCCGGCGCGATCCTGTCGTACCTCATGTGCCGCGCCATGAACCGCTCCTTCGTCAGCGTCATCCTCGGCGGCTTCGGCGTCGAGGCCGGCACGTCGGCGGGCGGCGGCGGTGAGGTGGGGGAGCACCGCGAGGTCTCGGCCGCCGACGTCGCCGCGATGCTCGCCGGTGCGCGCACCGTCGTCGTGACGCCCGGGTACGGCATGGCCGTCGCCAAGGCGCAGTACCCGGTGGCCGAGCTCGTGTCCCGGCTGCGGGCGACCGGCGTCGACGTGCGCTTCGGCGTGCACCCCGTCGCGGGGCGGCTGCCGGGCCACATGAACGTGCTGCTGGCCGAGGCGCGGGTCCCGTACGACATCGTGCTCGAGATGGACGAGGTGAACGACGACCTGGCCGAGACCGACGTCGTGCTCGTCATCGGCGCGAACGACACGGTGAACCCCGCGGCGCTCGAGGACCCGGGCTCGCCGATCGCCGGGATGCCGGTGCTCGAGGTGTGGAAGTCGCGGCAGGTCGTCGTCTTCAAGCGGTCCATGGCCACCGGCTATGCGGGCGTGCAGAACCCGCTGTTCTTCCGGGACAACACCGCGATGCTCTTCGGGGACGCCAAGACCCAGGTCGAGGCCATCCTCGCGGCCCTCCCGGTCCCCGCCGCGCGCTGA
- the eno gene encoding phosphopyruvate hydratase — MATIEAVGAREILDSRGNPTVEVEVALDDGTIARAGVPSGASTGAFEAVERRDGDKGRYLGKGVQDAVNAVMDDIAPELIGFEASEQRLVDQALIDLDGTPNKGKLGANAILGVSLAVAKAAADSADLPLFRYIGGPNAHVLPVPMMNILNGGSHADSNVDIQEFMVAPIGATTYREALRTGVEVYHSLKSVLKSKGLSTGLGDEGGFAPNLGSNREALDLILVAIEKAGFTAGTDVSLALDVAATEFFKDGAYQFEGAAKTPEQMLAFYEQLVADYPLVSIEDPLSEDEWASWSQLVANVGDRVQIVGDDLFVTNPERLAKGIELKAANSLLVKLNQIGTLSETLDAVSMAQRAGFTAMVSHRSGETEDVTIADLAVATNAGQIKTGAPARGERINKYNQLLRIEEELDDAARYAGASAFPRRR; from the coding sequence GTGGCCACCATTGAGGCCGTAGGCGCCCGCGAGATCCTTGACTCGCGTGGCAACCCCACCGTGGAGGTCGAGGTCGCCCTCGACGACGGCACCATCGCGCGGGCCGGTGTGCCCTCCGGCGCCTCGACCGGTGCCTTCGAGGCGGTCGAGCGCCGCGACGGCGACAAGGGCCGCTACCTCGGCAAGGGCGTCCAGGACGCGGTCAACGCCGTGATGGACGACATCGCCCCCGAGCTCATCGGCTTCGAGGCGAGCGAGCAGCGCCTCGTCGACCAGGCCCTGATCGACCTCGACGGCACGCCCAACAAGGGCAAGCTCGGCGCGAACGCCATCCTCGGCGTCTCGCTCGCCGTCGCCAAGGCCGCGGCCGACAGCGCCGACCTGCCGCTCTTCCGCTACATCGGCGGCCCGAACGCCCACGTGCTCCCGGTCCCGATGATGAACATCCTCAACGGTGGGTCGCACGCCGACTCCAACGTCGACATCCAGGAGTTCATGGTCGCCCCCATCGGCGCGACGACGTACCGCGAGGCCCTGCGCACCGGCGTCGAGGTGTACCACTCCCTCAAGTCCGTGCTGAAGAGCAAGGGCCTGTCGACGGGCCTCGGCGACGAGGGCGGCTTCGCGCCGAACCTCGGCTCCAACCGCGAGGCGCTCGACCTCATCCTCGTCGCGATCGAGAAGGCCGGCTTCACGGCGGGCACGGACGTCTCGCTCGCGCTCGACGTCGCCGCCACCGAGTTCTTCAAGGACGGCGCCTACCAGTTCGAGGGTGCCGCCAAGACGCCCGAGCAGATGCTCGCGTTCTACGAGCAGCTCGTCGCGGACTACCCGCTGGTCTCCATCGAGGACCCGCTGTCCGAGGACGAGTGGGCCTCCTGGTCGCAGCTCGTCGCGAACGTCGGCGACCGCGTCCAGATCGTCGGTGACGACCTCTTCGTGACGAACCCCGAGCGTCTCGCCAAGGGCATCGAGCTCAAGGCGGCGAACTCCCTGCTGGTCAAGCTCAACCAGATCGGCACCCTGTCCGAGACGCTCGACGCCGTCTCCATGGCGCAGCGTGCCGGCTTCACCGCGATGGTCTCGCACCGCTCGGGCGAGACCGAGGACGTCACGATCGCGGACCTCGCCGTCGCCACCAACGCCGGCCAGATCAAGACGGGTGCGCCCGCCCGCGGCGAGCGCATCAACAAGTACAACCAGCTGCTGCGCATCGAGGAGGAGCTGGACGACGCCGCGCGCTACGCCGGCGCCTCGGCGTTCCCGCGCCGCCGCTGA
- a CDS encoding septum formation initiator family protein, whose protein sequence is MSRRPSLSRALRGRAPASGTATGAAAGRGRGAPARPARSGRRPAADRPAQRPGSVRPPSGRAVRTEEDDEPRPLHLARLISVRALVLSVVLLVGFTMLFPTLRAYLAQQAELDALAREVAAAEQAEEDLAAERDRWADPAYVEAQARDRLNYVHPDETSYRVIDPETVVETPLQSATHGPVAGPALPAGGAVAPWYATVWESVQLAGDAPVPDPEASEPLPGEAAATATEQAP, encoded by the coding sequence ATGTCCCGCCGGCCCTCGCTCTCCCGCGCCCTGCGTGGCCGCGCCCCCGCGAGCGGCACGGCGACGGGTGCCGCGGCGGGCCGCGGACGTGGCGCTCCGGCGCGACCCGCACGCTCGGGCCGCCGTCCGGCCGCCGACCGCCCGGCACAGCGCCCGGGCTCGGTGCGGCCGCCGTCGGGCCGTGCGGTGCGGACGGAGGAGGACGACGAGCCGCGTCCGCTGCACCTCGCGCGCCTGATCTCGGTGCGCGCCCTCGTGCTCTCCGTCGTCCTGCTCGTGGGCTTCACCATGCTCTTCCCCACGCTGCGCGCCTACCTGGCACAGCAGGCGGAGCTCGACGCGCTCGCCCGTGAGGTGGCGGCCGCCGAGCAGGCGGAGGAGGACCTCGCCGCCGAGCGGGACCGCTGGGCGGACCCGGCCTACGTGGAGGCGCAGGCGCGCGACCGGCTCAACTACGTCCACCCGGACGAGACGTCCTACCGCGTGATCGACCCCGAGACGGTCGTCGAGACGCCGCTGCAGAGCGCCACGCACGGTCCGGTCGCGGGACCCGCGCTGCCGGCCGGAGGCGCGGTGGCCCCCTGGTACGCGACGGTCTGGGAGTCCGTGCAGCTCGCCGGCGATGCTCCGGTGCCGGACCCGGAGGCGAGCGAGCCGCTCCCGGGCGAGGCCGCCGCCACCGCGACGGAGCAGGCCCCGTGA
- a CDS encoding DUF501 domain-containing protein encodes MSAPGTTPGGPADVSAADLATLEQQLGRPARGVVGIAARCVCGRPTVVRTAPRLPDGTPFPTTFYLTHPAAVAAVSTLEASGIMKEMSARLEQDEDLAAAYRAAHEHYLRERATLGDPPEIAGISAGGMPTRVKCLHVLVGHALAAGPGVNPLGDEALALIADTWRPDRCVC; translated from the coding sequence GTGAGCGCGCCCGGGACCACGCCGGGCGGACCGGCCGACGTCTCCGCCGCGGACCTCGCGACGCTCGAGCAGCAGCTCGGGCGGCCGGCCCGCGGGGTCGTCGGGATCGCGGCGCGGTGCGTGTGCGGACGTCCGACGGTCGTCCGCACGGCGCCCCGCCTGCCCGACGGCACGCCCTTCCCGACGACGTTCTACCTCACGCACCCGGCCGCGGTGGCGGCCGTGTCGACGCTCGAGGCCTCCGGGATCATGAAGGAGATGAGCGCCCGCCTCGAGCAGGACGAGGACCTGGCCGCCGCGTACCGCGCCGCGCACGAGCACTACCTGCGCGAGCGCGCCACGCTGGGCGACCCGCCCGAGATCGCCGGCATCTCGGCCGGCGGGATGCCGACCCGCGTCAAGTGCCTGCACGTGCTCGTCGGCCACGCGCTGGCCGCCGGTCCGGGCGTGAACCCCCTCGGCGACGAGGCGCTCGCGCTCATCGCCGACACCTGGCGGCCGGACCGCTGCGTCTGCTGA